A genomic segment from Drosophila miranda strain MSH22 chromosome 3, D.miranda_PacBio2.1, whole genome shotgun sequence encodes:
- the LOC108158563 gene encoding filamin-A isoform X4 gives MDVKDIKGAKVTHAGLLKHNTDGSTETQKITHAGLVARSPEGTAAKGMNIRGNEDLWVEIQANTFRNWVNEHLRETGMQVHDWATDFCDGTCLCALVEGLQTRPLKPSWNRRPANQHHYLENATTALKSIEADHIKLVNIGNVDIINGNVKLILGLIWSLIVRYQIGRSKFPPRKLMLAWLQAALPDCKITNLTTDWNSGVNLAALLDYCQPDLFPHWRSLDPSQSVRNCTNAMNLAQREFGVPKVLEPEYLASPWLDELSGMTYLSYFMKPGGPGYNATMRWVNTQVKDPVKNFTTDWNDGRVMCEIIKGLGGSAPAPEKLSTDPFHYENNIRKAVDAGAKLGVQPILTAKDMATPEVEHLGIMAYAANLQWVPPRPPLSDLVNVYLESTSGRVGEPTHFRIDVMSRDISLSSVRCHVVPPSGQPGQTVRPNAHGEGVYVPERYGMHEIVVEIGEDSLGGHFFRVLPRQLQVAPPGMAPCALGSLVEVLVNATGAPKTEDILVTAVSPTGISHNCPLKKIDEGHSAIFKPDEAGIWEIAITYQGRHIQGGPFTCAVFDASGVSVHGLDGAMPLRAHTFEVDARGVGVSGELHVDIVHDKHSLVCSVEKIVENKYRVTFMPRQNGKYRVYIYFNGYDVKGSPFIMRVGTKGRSGKTRSSPLHESKHRSESPSMHFISTTNARHNDYRNASLSRHNTAERTNSYSPQYSPKLDTTDYHSSSSRYYKRESEENHTSTPPPPPISGSPTVKYLNSADLYTESPTGGRRDSKTSNSSSIKNDYYYDKENELYSQRRGAAKPKLTPPREERESQSSSSNSYQQRHQQLTSTMTSSLSPIPSPTLNTRSSEMHTQSPLTIKTSNQFESSTRNLSGSPRHASVSPVQRYSPNSAYITTATHRMGSPVTSTLNKNGYETTRTVEKSSSSTYKSSSNYVTDSNVRASPSLYGTAERLRRTGSPEPRIDHSSNVRVSSMKPASARRDSWDVINKTKHMLSHNSLESLANMTETQLNTELQYNRPDLDHETHRNTQYNKFALHKQQQQQQQQQQQSDYRRDSPDNAERYKPSAITVKSHSNNTYTDKSGGYTKTVKESSEHVVTESNGHGPLPSPGYGYSSLSRFRPIDGNATGARAIRVQDIPNGSIGRPVEFEIDGSKAGSGNLEILVNGGRVTSSVRSLGGQRFIASFTPHEHGTHTVQITFNGETVSGSPWHAEIMSSPGLTALGESTRLVPANTPAVFEILPPPGQSLSKGECVATVLTPNKSKLNARVTHEAANGAARIEFVPTEVGTHVIDASINGTKIAGGPLIAKVYDSSLIQVTEVNGGVVGQPCQFRVDASAAGEGQLEISINEGEVPNHVQVVGGGRCLVSFTPEQAKSHLIDIKFNGETVRGCPFVCAVADTSRVLLNLSNLELIPVNRPSSFHITVSGGGAAELAVSVRGPLGELPVRVTGDIHAGFTAEFTPTSVGGHSINVEYNGFAVQGTPFLAKSYDASKVVVGSVSRGTMGRPVQFTVDAGDAGEGNLEITISAKGQNIPTQVHPQGSARFSVSFVPTESCEHTINVSFNKMPVPGCPITVSISGGVAGPQVSLGGPGPVHQTNSFVINHNGGRLEDIEVNVEGRRNLLY, from the exons ATGGACGTCAAAGACATAAAGGGCGCCAAGGTGACGCATGCGGGTCTTCTGAAGCACAACACCGATGGCAGCACCGAGACGCAGAAGATCACCCACGCGGGCCTGGTGGCCCGCAGCCCCGAGGGCACCGCCGCCAAGGGCATGAACATACGCGGCAACGAGGATCTCTGGGTGGAGATCCAGGCGAACACCTTCCGCAACTGGGTCAACGAGCATTTGCGCGAGACGGGAATGCAG GTCCATGACTGGGCAACGGACTTCTGCGATGGCACCTGTCTGTGCGCCCTCGTGGAGGGCCTGCAGACGCGTCCGCTGAAGCCCTCCTGGAACCGGCGGCCAGCCAACCAACATCACTATCTGGAGAACGCCACCACGGCCCTGAAATCCATCGAGGCGGACCACATCAAGCTGGTGAACATCGGCAATGTGGACATCATCAACGGGAATGTTAAGCTGATTCTCGGCCTAATCTGGTCGCTGATCGTCCGCTACCAGATCGGACGCAGCAAGTTCCCGCCCCGCAAGCTGATGCTGGCCTGGCTCCAAGCAGCACTTCCAGACTGCAAGATCACCAACCTGACCACCGACTGGAACAGCGGCGTCAATCTGGCGGCACTGCTGGACTACTGCCAGCCGGACCTGTTCCCGCACTGGCGCAGCCTCGATCCTAGTCAGAGTGTGCGCAACTGTACCAACGCCATGAACCTGGCGCAGCGCGAGTTCGGAGTGCCCAAGGTCCTGGAACCGGAATACCTGGCCTCGCCATGGCTGGACGAGTTGTCGGGCATGACGTACCTCTCGTACTTCATGAAGCCCGGCGGTCCTGGCTACAATGCCACCATGCGATGGGTGAACACGCAGGTCAAAGATCCTGTGAAGAATTTTACT ACCGATTGGAATGATGGACGTGTCATGTGCGAAATCATTAAGGGACTGGGCGGCTCGGCGCCAGCGCCGGAAAAGCTCAGCACAGATCCCTTCCACTACGAGAACAACATACGGAAGGCGGTGGATGCTGGGGCCAAACTGGGCGTACAGCCCATACTCACAGCCAAGGACATGGCCACCCCGGAAGTGGAGCATCTGGGCATCATGGCCTACGCGGCCAATCTGCAGTGGGTGCCCCCACGTCCGCCGTTGTCCGACCTGGTCAACGTTTATTTGGAGAGTACTTCCGGACGGGTGGGCGAGCCG ACGCATTTCCGCATCGATGTAATGTCGCGGGACATCAGCCTGAGCTCGGTGCGCTGCCATGTGGTGCCGCCTTCCGGCCAGCCCGGTCAGACGGTGCGCCCGAATGCCCATGGCGAAGGAGTCTACGTGCCGGAACGGTACGGCATGCACGAAATCGTGGTGGAGATTGGCGAGGACAGCCTGGGGGGCCACTTCTTCCGCGTCCTGCCCCGCCAGCTGCAGGTGGCCCCGCCCGGCATGGCCCCCTGTGCCCTGGGCAGCCTCGTCGAAGTGCTGGTCAATGCCACGGGAGCGCCCAAAACGGAGGACATCCTCGTTACAGCCGTCTCCCCCACGGGCATCTCCCACAACTGTCCGCTGAAGAAGATCGACGAGGGACACAGTGCCATATTTAAGCCGGATGAGGCTGGCATCTGGGAGATAGCCATCACCTACCAGGGCAGGCACATCCAGGGCGGACCCTTCACCTGCGCGGTGTTCGATGCCTCCGGCGTTTCCGTTCACGGCCTCGATGGAGCCATGCCCCTGCGTGCCCACACCTTCGAGGTGGATGCCCGCGGCGTGGGCGTCTCCGGCGAACTGCACGTGGACATTGTCCACGACAAGCATTCGCTGGTGTGTTCCGTGGAGAAGATCGTCGAGAACAAGTACCGAGTGACCTTTATGCCGCGCCAGAATGGCAAGTACCGCGTCTACATCTACTTCAATGGCTACGATGTCAAGGGATCGCCCTTCAT CATGCGCGTGGGCACCAAGGGACGATCGGGGAAGACGCGCAGCAGCCCGCTGCACGAGAGCAAGCACCGCTCGGAGAGTCCATCGATGCATTTCATCTCGACGACGAATGCACGGCACAACGACTACCGCAACGCTTCCTTGTCGCGCCACAATACGGCCGAGCGGACCAACAGCTACTCGCCGCAGTACTCGCCCAAGCTGGACACAACAGACTAccacagctccagctccaggtaCTATAAGCGGGAGAGCGAG GAGAACCACACATCCACACCTCCGCCCCCCCCGATCAGCGGTTCACCGACGGTGAAGTACCTGAACTCAGCGGACCTCTACACGGAGAGCCCCACTGGCGGGCGTCGCGACTCGAAGACCTCCAACAGCAGCTCCATCAAGAACGATTACTACTACGACAAGGAGAACGAGCTGTACAGCCAGCGGCGCGGGGCGGCCAAGCCCAAGCTGACGCCTCCGCGTGAAGAGCGCGAgagccagagcagcagcagcaacagctacCAGCAGCGACACCAGCAGCTGACCAGCACAATGACCAGCTCGCTTAGCCCAATACCTAGTCCCACACTAAAT ACACGGTCCAGCGAGATGCACACCCAAAGTCCGCTGACCATCAAGACATCGAATCAGTTTGAGAGCTCCACGCGCAACCTCAGCGGCAGCCCCCGGCACGCCTCCGTTTCGCCTGTGCAGCGCTACTCTCCGAATAGCGCCTACATCACGACGGCCACACATCGCATGGGCAGTCCGGTGACCAGCACTTTGAACAAG AATGGCTATGAGACAACGCGAACCGTGGAGAAGTCCAGCTCCTCGACTTACAAGTCATCCTCGAACTACGTCACGGACTCCAATGTGCGGGCAAGTCCCTCGCTCTATGGTACAGCGGAAAGACTACGTCGTACTGGCTCCCCGGAGCCGCGCATCGATCACTCCTCCAACGTGAGGGTGTCCTCCATGAAGCCGGCATCGGCCAGGCGCGACAGCTGGGACGTGATCAACAAGACGAAGCACATGCTCTCTCACAATTCGCTCGAATCGCTGGCGAACATGACCGAGACGCAGCTAAACACTGAACTCCAATACAATCGCCCAGATCTGGACCACGAGACGCACCGGAACACGCAATACAACAAATTCGCCTTAcacaaacagcagcaacagcaacagcaacagcagcaacagtcgGATTACCGTCGTGACTCGCCCGACAATGCAGAGCGCTATAA ACCCAGTGCCATCACAGTCAAGTCACACTCGAACAACACGTACACGGACAAGTCTGGCGGCTACACAAAGACCGTCAAGGAGTCCAGCGAACATGTGGTCACCGAGAGCAATGGACATGGTCCCTTGCCTTCTCCCGGCTATGGCTACAGTTCGTTGTCGAGATTTCGGCCCATAGACGGCAATGCGACTGGTGCTAGGGCCATACGAGTGCAGGATATACCAAATGGCTCCATTGGCCGGCCCGTTGAGTTCGAGATCGACGGATCGAAGGCCGGCTCTGGCAACCTGGAGATTCTGGTCAACGGCGGACGTGTCACCTCCTCGGTGCGCTCGCTGGGCGGACAAAGATTCATTGCCAGTTTCACACCGCACGAGCATGGAACGCACACTGTGCAGATCACCTTCAATGGCGAAACGGTTTCAG GTTCACCGTGGCACGCTGAAATCATGTCCTCACCCGGCCTAACCGCTCTGGGCGAATCCACACGCCTTGTGCCCGCCAATACGCCGGCGGTTTTTGAGATACTGCCGCCTCCTGGACAAAGCCTGAGCAAGGGCGAGTGCGTGGCAACGGTTTTGACTCCCAACAAGTCAAAGCTGAACGCCAGAGTCACCCATGAGGCGGCAAATGGTGCTGCACGCATCGAGTTCGTCCCCACGGAAGTGGGAACGCACGTCATCGATGCGTCCATCAATGGCACGAAGATAGCTGGTGGCCCTCTGATCGCCAAGGTCTACGACTCCAGTCTGATCCAAGTGACCGAAGTAAATGGCGGAGTGGTCGGCCAGCCGTGCCAGTTCCGCGTGGACGCGAGTGCCGCGGGCGAGGGACAGCTGGAGATATCCATCAATGAGGGTGAAGTCCCCAATCATGTCCAGGTGGTGGGCGGCGGTCGCTGCCTGGTCTCTTTCACGCCGGAGCAGGCCAAGTCCCACCTGATAGACATAAAGTTCAATGGCGAAACGGTGCGCGGCTGTCCCTTCGTCTGCGCCGTGGCGGACACCTCTCGCGTCCTGCTCAATCTCTCCAACCTGGAGCTGATCCCCGTCAACCGGCCCTCCTCCTTCCACATAACCGTCAGCGGAGGCGGGGCCGCCGAGCTGGCCGTCAGCGTGCGCGGTCCCCTCGGGGAGTTGCCCGTTCGTGTCACGGGAGATATCCATGCCGGATTTACGGCCGAATTTACGCCCACCAGCGTCGGCGGGCACTCGATAAATGTGGAGTACAATGGCTTCGCCGTCCAGGGCACACCCTTCCTGGCCAAGTCGTACGACGCCAGCAAGGTGGTCGTGGGCAGCGTCTCCCGCGGCACAATGGGTCGACCCGTGCAGTTTACTGTCGATGCGGGCGATGCCGGTGAGGGCAACTTGGAGATAACCATTTCGGCCAAGGGACAGAACATTCCCACGCAGGTGCATCCGCAGGGCAGTGCAAG ATTCTCCGTTTCGTTTGTGCCCACCGAGTCGTGCGAGCATACGATTAACGTGTCCTTCAACAAAATGCCCGTCCCCGGGTGCCCCATAACGGTCAGCATCAGCGGGGGCGTGGCCGGGCCCCAAGTGTCGCTCGGCGGACCCGGACCCGTGCATCAGACCAATTCTTTTGTAATCAATCACAATGGCGGCCGTTTGGAAGACATTGAGGTCAATGTGGAAG GACGGCGAAATCTTTTGTACTAg
- the LOC108158563 gene encoding filamin-C isoform X3, whose translation MSSPGLTALGESTRLVPANTPAVFEILPPPGQSLSKGECVATVLTPNKSKLNARVTHEAANGAARIEFVPTEVGTHVIDASINGTKIAGGPLIAKVYDSSLIQVTEVNGGVVGQPCQFRVDASAAGEGQLEISINEGEVPNHVQVVGGGRCLVSFTPEQAKSHLIDIKFNGETVRGCPFVCAVADTSRVLLNLSNLELIPVNRPSSFHITVSGGGAAELAVSVRGPLGELPVRVTGDIHAGFTAEFTPTSVGGHSINVEYNGFAVQGTPFLAKSYDASKVVVGSVSRGTMGRPVQFTVDAGDAGEGNLEITISAKGQNIPTQVHPQGSARFSVSFVPTESCEHTINVSFNKMPVPGCPITVSISGGVAGPQVSLGGPGPVHQTNSFVINHNGGRLEDIEVNVEGPAGQSVPAQVHQSAEGVFKAEFVPRVVGEHRVNVTVNGLATAGSPYAAKVYDVSAIKVKNVSSGTVGKPVTFLVETSQAGPGNLEVTVNGGRVPTSAQAQGQHTYAISFTPREAESHTVELRFNSQDVPGSPFTCRVAAAARIQSPETMDKVSVGRLFEFVVESDTKPTVEVLGPARRSVPVKIDPLGSSALGYNVKFEPMEVGDHSVEVRLPGGGHVEGSPFLLKAYSAEKVIVTDIRAGVVNKSVSFGINASQAGAGNLEIIVAVNGKNVPNFVQSEGNARFKVNFKPTEAASHSLSVRFNGHPVPGSPFSCHIAAAAASPSMGLPRAMAMGECLKQAAVKMDNTFELEGFEGVEPQIFVTSPSGDNEHCQMSQHDGGSYSASFRPSTVGRHLISVTANDQHINGSPFSCNVFDVSRVSISGLEQQYGPATLGVPVTFSVDAAGAGEGTLELVVSTDSSTVKAEVVACARGLYDVTFVPQSTEPHYVNITFNEVAVDGSPFRVDIQQHTQHIQIGSLAAIDFPADDQIVEIISPDQKSVPYTINRQTAEFRTHVTGNYTLRFIDRETRQHIGSRTLCAFDPMLVKITEVGEAFCHRPASIGVSLNEAGQGDLSALVRCGATEVPHTIRGPNKAGVYEIVYQPTRVAPHKISILFNDVPISLKPLEINVLPASAGKEISVSGLGLYQARVGKTTSFAIDTVKRPAREFDVVVSGPGGQALPVRCYQTKNGHLQAEFSINKPGQCVIEVLHQSKPLPGSPFTCESFDSSKVSIQGVTKESLALHSPNSFTVRTDNAGTAELEAFAISPSNQSLPVLINEQSEGLYNVEFVPSQPGNYKLTLMYGGETIPSSPLNFTASASGMRNDARAAGHGLEVCHRNKEASFVVYCPIAPNVQIERLDEYGERIEPKIKALGNNEWRISYVILSVGKYEIRASCPNRGSLPGSPWHISCVESNKVTPVGGWGTLVDHDGRLILPARIIFEVDNAGPGKLVCSIDGIEIPVDQMSDGKMCLNITGENLAAGEHDLDLTWSGLTITQCPRSAFVTGQQAADKVQLMGRGLAAAQAGEAAHFTIDASNAPAGRPEVVLCTSQDNTSLAVSLAQPRPSENIWLASYTPQKSTTGTLTLSVKWNGRLVKGCPLTVAVGSSMDASKVIASGEGLRHGIVGKDIKSWIDTRRAGPGELTAHCAGVRKVAYCELYDHGDATFTLNIKPQEPGRHLLTIKYGGQNVPGSPFALKVAGAPDASKVRVYGPGIEHGVLATFQSRFICDTRGAGAGQLTVRVRGPKGAFRVEMQRESQKDRTILCKYDPTEPGDYRVEVKWAGEFVPGSPFPVMIFDTEEELRRFLQGI comes from the exons ATGTCCTCACCCGGCCTAACCGCTCTGGGCGAATCCACACGCCTTGTGCCCGCCAATACGCCGGCGGTTTTTGAGATACTGCCGCCTCCTGGACAAAGCCTGAGCAAGGGCGAGTGCGTGGCAACGGTTTTGACTCCCAACAAGTCAAAGCTGAACGCCAGAGTCACCCATGAGGCGGCAAATGGTGCTGCACGCATCGAGTTCGTCCCCACGGAAGTGGGAACGCACGTCATCGATGCGTCCATCAATGGCACGAAGATAGCTGGTGGCCCTCTGATCGCCAAGGTCTACGACTCCAGTCTGATCCAAGTGACCGAAGTAAATGGCGGAGTGGTCGGCCAGCCGTGCCAGTTCCGCGTGGACGCGAGTGCCGCGGGCGAGGGACAGCTGGAGATATCCATCAATGAGGGTGAAGTCCCCAATCATGTCCAGGTGGTGGGCGGCGGTCGCTGCCTGGTCTCTTTCACGCCGGAGCAGGCCAAGTCCCACCTGATAGACATAAAGTTCAATGGCGAAACGGTGCGCGGCTGTCCCTTCGTCTGCGCCGTGGCGGACACCTCTCGCGTCCTGCTCAATCTCTCCAACCTGGAGCTGATCCCCGTCAACCGGCCCTCCTCCTTCCACATAACCGTCAGCGGAGGCGGGGCCGCCGAGCTGGCCGTCAGCGTGCGCGGTCCCCTCGGGGAGTTGCCCGTTCGTGTCACGGGAGATATCCATGCCGGATTTACGGCCGAATTTACGCCCACCAGCGTCGGCGGGCACTCGATAAATGTGGAGTACAATGGCTTCGCCGTCCAGGGCACACCCTTCCTGGCCAAGTCGTACGACGCCAGCAAGGTGGTCGTGGGCAGCGTCTCCCGCGGCACAATGGGTCGACCCGTGCAGTTTACTGTCGATGCGGGCGATGCCGGTGAGGGCAACTTGGAGATAACCATTTCGGCCAAGGGACAGAACATTCCCACGCAGGTGCATCCGCAGGGCAGTGCAAG ATTCTCCGTTTCGTTTGTGCCCACCGAGTCGTGCGAGCATACGATTAACGTGTCCTTCAACAAAATGCCCGTCCCCGGGTGCCCCATAACGGTCAGCATCAGCGGGGGCGTGGCCGGGCCCCAAGTGTCGCTCGGCGGACCCGGACCCGTGCATCAGACCAATTCTTTTGTAATCAATCACAATGGCGGCCGTTTGGAAGACATTGAGGTCAATGTGGAAG GACCTGCTGGCCAGTCAGTTCCTGCCCAGGTACATCAGTCCGCTGAGGGCGTCTTCAAGGCCGAGTTTGTGCCCCGCGTCGTGGGCGAGCATCGCGTCAATGTCACGGTCAATGGATTGGCCACCGCCGGTAGTCCCTATGCAGCGAAG GTCTACGATGTCAGCGCCATCAAGGTGAAGAATGTAAGCAGTGGAACAGTCGGCAAGCCCGTCACCTTTCTGGTGGAGACCTCCCAGGCGGGTCCCGGAAATTTGGAGGTGACTGTGAATGGCGGCCGAGTACCGACCTCGGCTCAGGCCCAAGGACAGCACACCTATGCAATTAGTTTCACGCCCCGTGAGGCCGAAAGCCACACCGTGGAGCTGCGGTTCAACAGCCAGGATGTGCCTGGGTCTCCGTTCACCTGCCGCGTGGCCGCCGCAGCTCGCATCCAATCCCCAGAGACGATGGACAAGGTGAGCGTTGGAAGGCTCTTCGAATTTGTGGTGGAATCGGACACCAAACCCACCGTTGAAGTGCTGGGACCCGCCCGACGCAGTGTTCCAGTCAAGATCGACCCCTTGGGCTCCTCCGCCCTGGGCTACAACGTGAAGTTCGAGCCCATGGAAGTGGGCGATCATTCGGTGGAGGTTCGCCTGCCCGGCGGTGGCCATGTTGAAGGAAGCCCCTTCCTCTTGAAGGCCTATTCTGCGGAAAAGGTGATTGTCACGGACATCCGAGCCGGTGTGGTCAACAAGAGCGTCAGCTTTGGAATCAATGCCTCCCAGGCGGGAGCTGGCAATCTGGAGATCATTGTGGCCGTCAATGGCAAGAATGTACCCAACTTTGTCCAATCCGAGGGCAATGCTCGCTTCAAGGTGAACTTCAAGCCAACGGAGGCGGCTTCCCACTCGCTCTCGGTACGCTTCAATGGCCATCCCGTGCCGGGATCGCCCTTCAGCTGCCACATTGCAGCTGCGGCCGCTTCGCCATCTATGGGACTACCGCGTGCCATGGCTATGGGAGAGTGCCTCAAGCAGGCGGCCGTCAAGATGGACAACACCTTCGAGCTGGAAGGCTTCGAGGGAGTGGAGCCACAGATCTTTGTCACCTCTCCATCGGGTGACAACGAACATTGCCAGATGAGCCAGCACGATGGTGGCAGCTACTCCGCCTCCTTCCGGCCCAGCACTGTGGGTCGTCACCTGATCAGCGTGACCGCGAATGACCAGCACATCAACGGTTCGCCCTTCAGCTGCAATGTCTTCGATGTTTCGCGTGTCAGCATTAGCGGACTGGAGCAGCAGTATGGTCCGGCCACACTGGGAGTACCTGTGACATTCAGTGTGGATGCAGCCGGAGCTGGCGAGGGCACCTTGGAGCTGGTAGTCTCCACCGACAGCAGCACAGTCAAGGCCGAGGTGGTGGCCTGTGCCCGAGGCCTGTACGACGTGACATTTGTGCCACAGAGCACGGAGCCGCACTACGTGAACATCACCTTCAACGAGGTGGCCGTCGATGGCAGTCCCTTCCGCGTGGACATCCAGCAGCACACGCAGCACATACAGATTGGCAGCCTGGCCGCCATTGACTTCCCAGCCGATGATCAGATCGTGGAGATCATATCCCCCGATCAGAAGTCCGTGCCGTACACAATCAATCGACAGACGGCAGAGTTCCGCACCCATGTGACTGGAAACTACACGCTGCGCTTCATCGATCGGGAGACGCGTCAGCACATTGGATCGCGCACCCTCTGCGCCTTCGATCCAATGCTCGTCAAGATCACAGAAGTGGGGGAGGCATTCTGCCATCGCCCGGCCAGCATTGGCGTCTCCCTGAACGAGGCCGGTCAAGGGGACCTTTCTGCCCTTGTCCGTTGCGGAGCGACCGAAGTCCCACACACCATCCGCGGACCCAACAAGGCCGGCGTCTATGAGATCGTCTATCAGCCAACCCGTGTGGCTCCCCACAAGATCAGCATCCTCTTCAACGACGTACCAATCTCGTTAAAGCCCCTGGAAATCAACGTGCTGCCGGCCAGTGCCGGGAAGGAGATCAGCGTCAGCGGTTTGGGTCTCTACCAGGCGAGAGTGGGCAAGACCACGTCCTTTGCTATTGATACCGTGAAGAGGCCGGCGAGGGAGTTCGATGTGGTGGTGTCGGGCCCAGGAGGACAGGCGCTGCCCGTCCGCTGCTACCAGACCAAGAACGGACATCTTCAGGCGGAATTCAGCATCAACAAGCCGGGCCAATGCGTGATTG AGGTACTTCATCAATCAAAGCCGCTGCCAGGCAGTCCCTTCACCTGTGAGTCCTTCGACAGCAGCAAGGTCAGCATCCAAGGCGTCACCAAGGAATCACTAGCACTGCACAGCCCCAACAGCTTCACCGTGCGCACGGACAATGCCGGAACAGCCGAGCTGGAGGCGTTCGCCATCTCGCCCAGCAACCAGAGCCTGCCCGTGCTCATTAACGAGCAGTCGGAAGGCCTATACAACGTGGAGTTTGTGCCCTCCCAGCCAGGAAACTACAAGCTCACGCTGATGTACGGCGGGGAGACGATTCCCAGTTCGCCCCTGAACTTTACCGCCTCGGCCAGTGGCATGAGGAACGATGCCAGGGCAGCTGGTCATGGGTTGGAGGTGTGTCATCGGAACAAGGAGGCTTCGTTTGTGGTCTACTGTCCCATTGCTCCGAATGTGCAGATCGAACGACTGGACGAGTATGGAGAACGCATTGAGCCAAAGATCAAGGCTTTGGGCAATAACGAGTGGCGCATCTCCTACGTAATCCTCTCGGTTGGCAAATACGAGATCCGAGCCAGCTGCCCCAATCGAGGCAGCCTGCCCGGTTCGCCCTGGCACATCTCCTGCGTGGAGTCCAACAAGGTCACGCCAGTGGGTGGCTGGGGCACGCTGGTTGACCATGACGGACGGTTGATTCTACCCGCCCGCATCATTTTCGAGGTGGATAATGCGGGACCTGGCAAGCTGGTCTGCAGCATCGATGGTATCGAGATACCCGTGGACCAGATGTCTGATGGAAAGATGTGCCTCAACATCACTGGAGAGAATCTGGCTGCGGGGGAGCACGATCTGGACCTGACCTGGAGCGGACTGACCATCACCCAATGTCCGAGAAGCGCCTTTGTCACAGGACAACAAGCTGCGGATAAGGTTCAGCTGATGGGCCGTGGTCTGGCAGCGGCACAGGCAGGCGAGGCGGCTCACTTCACTATCGATGCCTCGAATGCGCCGGCTGGCAGGCCAGAGGTAGTCCTATGCACCAGCCAGGACAACACATCGCTGGCCGTCAGCCTGGCGCAGCCCCGTCCCAGCGAAAACATATGGCTGGCCTCGTACACGCCGCAGAAGTCGACCACGGGCACACTTACTCTATCCGTTAAGTGGAACGGCCGATTGGTCAAGGGCTGTCCGCTCACAGTGGCTGTGGGCTCCTCCATGGATGCCTCCAAGGTGATTGCTTCCGGCGAGGGCCTGCGCCACGGTATTGTAGGCAAGGATATCAAGTCGTGGATTGACACCAGGCGAGCAGGTCCTGGCGAACTAACCGCCCACTGTGCCGGTGTCCGCAAGGTGGCCTACTGCGAGCTCTACGACCACGGAGATGCCACATTCACCCTGAACATCAAGCCGCAGGAACCGGGTCGTCATCTGCTGACCATCAAGTATGGCGGGCAAAATGTGCCCGGCTCTCCATTTGCTTTAAAAGTGGCCGGAGCACCAGACGCCAGCAAG GTTCGCGTTTATGGCCCGGGCATAGAGCACGGTGTACTGGCCACCTTCCAGTCCCGTTTCATCTGCGACACACGTGGCGCCGGAGCAGGACAGCTGACAGTTCGCGTACGCGGTCCCAAGGGCGCCTTCCGCGTGGAAATGCAGCGCGAGAGCCAAAAAGATCGCACCATCCTGTGCAAG TACGATCCAACCGAGCCCGGCGACTATCGCGTCGAGGTCAAGTGGGCGGGCGAGTTCGTACCGGGATCGCCCTTCCCCGTCATGATCTTCGACACTGAGGAGGAGTTACGAAGGTTCTTGCAGGGCATATGA